One genomic region from Nymphaea colorata isolate Beijing-Zhang1983 chromosome 12, ASM883128v2, whole genome shotgun sequence encodes:
- the LOC116265859 gene encoding uncharacterized protein LOC116265859, with protein MGTGCSKEVVGTSRGTRGPSLRSFCSGGCSYSLDHDDDPRQELLSEVTLEKYLFLDEFFDAWSHAYGMKYEKKEGFIKGEALGTIQVSSVSSNVEFNGWIHETASSDPSAAGNCSISADQIGISLNRPTSLGSSQAYSLLSSSRPTSDSTAVFHESTCLDNLGSNSNALRDGNQCTPGLRWINSSNGFHRIDSSSDELQLHPSAKLVQQLDHVMPSFENITTHSSVTMRELAVNGPSLESCSGTAQDESMHACRRAGTTDSLQTGMQFSRALSVGRFRDRVLQRSDTVGDVTQGNVPDLYDLTSEVVQQNAEIPHMSSSHDFGGSSIRPSNGSHQLDVGNQQLVDVTDDNPSSHRMTFLERRQRVRSQVRALHRLGSRFENLVGHDRSCILSGQHRRGRCLCRANIRPDNTEGDTNTRASISRIVMLAEALFDVLDEIHQQSVVLSSWPSVSSLGSVPAPKEVVEHLPVKVYTKSSLKNEEAAQCYICLVEYDEGDCLRILPCHHMFHQSCVDKWLKEVHRVCPLCRGNICTSDSLPLETVG; from the exons ATGGGGACCGGGTGCAGCAAGGAGGTCGTCGGGACTTCGCGTGGAACAAGAGGCCCATCGTTGCGGTCCTTCTGCTCGGGCGGATGCTCTTATTCCTTGGACCATGATGATGATCCTCGTCAG GAGCTTTTGTCCGAGGTTACATTAGAGAAAT ACCTCTTTTTAGATGAGTTTTTTGATGCATGGTCTCATGCTTAtggtatgaagtatgaa aaaaaagaaggctTCATAAAAGGTGAAGCACTGGGAACTATACAAGTGTCTTCTGTCTCGTCCAATGTAGAGTTCAATGGGTGGATTCATGAAACTGCATCTTCTGACCCGTCTGCTGCTGGTAATTGCTCTATCAGTGCTGACCAAATTGGCATCAGCTTGAATAGACCAACAAGTCTTGGGTCATCTCAGGCTTATTCACTTCTGTCAAGTAGCCGTCCCACTTCAGATTCCACtgcagtttttcatgaaagtaCCTGTTTAGACAATTTAGGAAGCAACAGTAATGCTCTCAGAGATGGCAACCAATGTACACCTGGATTACGTTGGATAAATTCTTCAAATGGTTTTCACAGAATAGATTCTTCTTCTGATGAACTACAACTACACCCTTCTGCTAAATTGGTTCAACAGCTGGACCATGTTATGCCTTCTTTTGAGAACATAACGACCCATAGCTCTGTTACAATGCGTGAACTTGCTGTAAATGGACCTTCTCTAGAGAGCTGTTCTGGAACAGCTCAGGATGAGTCAATGCATGCTTGTAGAAGGGCAGGAACAACAGACTCTCTACAAACAGGGATGCAATTTAGCAGGGCATTGAGCGTTGGAAGATTTCGTGATAGAGTCCTGCAAAGAAGTGACACAGTTGGGGATGTGACACAGGGTAATGTGCCAGACCTCTATGACTTAACGTCAGAAGTTGTTCAACAAAATGCTGAAATTCCTCATATGTCCTCCAGTCATGACTTTGGTGGCAGTTCCATTAGGCCTTCCAATGGTAGTCACCAACTTGATGTGGGTAATCAGCAACTGGTAGATGTTACTGATGACAATCCTTCTTCACATCGAATGACATTCCTCGAAAGGAGACAAAGGGTGAGGTCTCAG GTTAGGGCACTCCACCGTTTGGGAAGTCGATTTGAGAATTTAGTTGGTCATGACAGATCTTGTATCTTGTCTGGTCAACATCGTAGAGGTCGTTGTCTGTGCCGAGCAAATATTAGGCCAGATAATACTGAAGGTGATACAAATACCAGAGCAAGCATATCAAGAATTGTGATGCTAGCAGAAGCATTGTTTGAT GTTTTGGATGAAATTCACCAGCAATCTGTGGTCTTGTCTTCTTGGCCTTCTGTGTCCTCACTGGGATCTGTACCTGCTCCAAAGGAGGTTGTAGAGCATCTGCCTGTCAAAGTGTATACTAAATCTAGTCTTAAGAATGAGGAAGCTGCCCA ATGCTACATTTGCCTTGTGGAGTACGATGAGGGAGATTGTTTGAGAATACTTCCTTGCCACCACATGTTTCACCAATCATGTGTAGATAAATGGCTGAAAGAAGTTCACAG AGTATGCCCCCTTTGTCGAGGAAATATTTGTACATCAGATTCTTTGCCACTCGAGACTGTTGGTTGA
- the LOC116266205 gene encoding pentatricopeptide repeat-containing protein At3g22150, chloroplastic-like, translating to MASIVCPPPCNSSSPSPSSSVHSPARGSQRASRTQTTTSFGGDNEKGAKSNTSVRARLSQFCKDGRLEAANHLFDSITKPHTVLWNTMIVGFICNGFPDEGLRFYRRMKQNSGRKPDVYTYSSALKACSDLRDLRAGKAIHCHVIRSRLKPTTILCNSLLNLYAHCLSYSFVYQSFVEFLHGNERFTENGVVGSPQINADVLEEKRVGLNGLVESTCAVTGNVHQQLDKISQGERSNLLTGAETSYGSVGVDQWVRGRTEESLARKMRENMVDQTLGGIPRADLAEIGNVSPKVTRRSVVNLLFDRMPRRNVVSWNIMISWYFRTGRPFEAVKHFMLMLERGVRGTVLSFVNVFPAVAQLCEQQASAAFHGLLLKSGPSYAYDPFAVSSLICLYFGISDPDSARRVFDSVTERNTEIWNSMISGYIQNDYPDEALEFFLQLLVSEQRPDAVTVLGAVMAVSQLQQSEFCPQIHAYALKASAGLPLIVSNALLAMYSRCNCLDIACDFFSKMINKDLVSWNTMISAFVQNGLNMEAIKLIHQMQKLGLVFDSVTVTLLASLCSNLGDPRMAMQTHAYMFRHGIYFEGMEGYLVDMYVKSGHVETARKVFERVKTKDQVLWNAMTAGYTQNGLSSEAFKTFQEMLEQKQRPNSVTLSSILPACNASSAVSRGKELHCFAIHHELDNNVFVDTALVDMYAKCGLVASAVNVFNRMQERNSVSYTTMISCYGLHGRGLNALELFQEMLGAGMKPDHVTILAVLSACSQSGLVEEGLRIFHSMADDFGITPSFEHCCCVVDMLGKAGMVEEAYGFLRGMEEKVSNAKLWGTLLNACRIHGRFKLGNLVADRLFQIENGIAGYHVLLSHIYAAEGRWDSVDNLRKAMREMGLRKETGKSWIDVCRVVYCFTARDQNHQQQEEIHTMLDMLLQNMKAEGYEPMVDHITDDILAVECG from the coding sequence ATGGCTTCCATCGTCTGCCCTCCGCCATGTAACTCTTCGTCCCCTTCGCCGTCGTCATCGGTGCATTCTCCAGCGCGGGGGAGCCAACGTGCTTCCCGAACCCAGACGACGACATCATTTGGAGGCGACAATGAGAAGGGCGCCAAATCGAACACGTCTGTTCGAGCCCGTCTCAGCCAATTCTGTAAAGATGGGCGGCTGGAAGCTGCCAACCATCTATTCGATAGTATAACGAAGCCACACACGGTCCTATGGAACACCATGATCGTGGGTTTCATCTGCAACGGGTTCCCCGATGAGGGGCTGCGGTTCTACCGCCGGATGAAGCAGAACTCCGGCAGGAAACCTGACGTCTATACGTATTCTTCAGCCCTGAAGGCCTGTTCTGATTTACGGGATCTAAGGGCTGGAAAAGCAATACACTGTCACGTAATTCGCAGTCGTTTGAAGCCCACCACGATTCTTTGCAATTCATTACTCAATTTGTATGCCCATTGTTTGAGCTACTCTTTTGTATACCAGTCgtttgttgaatttcttcacgGAAATGAGAGGTTTACAGAAAACGGTGTTGTGGGCAGTCCTCAAATCAACGCTGATGTGCTTGAGGAGAAACGCGTCGGCCTTAATGGGCTGGTTGAATCGACCTGTGCAGTTACTGGTAATGTTCATCAGCAGCTTGATAAAATATCCCAGGGAGAAAGATCTAATCTTCTTACTGGCGCAGAAACAAGCTATGGATCTGTTGGTGTGGACCAATGGGTACGTGGTCGAACAGAGGAAAGTCTAGcgagaaaaatgagagaaaacatGGTTGACCAAACGCTTGGTGGGATACCAAGGGCGGATTTGGCGGAGATTGGAAACGTATCCCCGAAAGTTACGAGACGAAGTGTTGTCAATCTGCTGTTTGACAGAATGCCGAGGAGAAACGTCGTATCATGGAATATAATGATCTCTTGGTATTTTCGAACTGGTCGACCGTTTGAAGCAGTGAAACACTTCATGCTCATGCTTGAGCGTGGAGTCAGGGGAACGGTCCTTAGCTTCGTCAATGTGTTTCCAGCCGTTGCACAGCTGTGTGAGCAGCAAGCATCAGCTGCTTTTCATGGTTTGCTTCTAAAATCTGGGCCATCTTATGCCTATGATCCATTTGCAGTTAGTTCACTTATCTGCTTGTACTTTGGCATCTCAGACCCTGATTCAGCTAGAAGGGTTTTTGACTCCGTGACAGAGAGAAACACAGAAATATGGAATTCTATGATCAGTGGATACATACAAAACGATTATCCTGACGAAGCCCTTGAATTTTTCCTTCAGCTTCTGGTCTCTGAACAAAGGCCTGATGCAGTTACCGTCCTTGGTGCTGTTATGGCTGTTTCTCAATTACAGCAGTCAGAATTTTGTCCACAAATTCATGCGTATGCCTTAAAAGCGTCTGCTGGTTTACCTTTGATTGTGTCAAATGCGCTTCTGGCGATGTATTCACGATGTAACTGTTTGGATATTGCATGCGATTTTTTCAGTAAGATGATCAATAAGGATCTCGTTTCTTGGAATACCATGATTTCTGCATTTGTGCAGAATGGTTTGAATATGGAGGCTATCAAACTCATTCATCAGATGCAAAAGCTGGGTCTCGTTTTTGATTCTGTAACTGTAACTCTTCTGGCTTCCCTATGTTCAAATCTGGGTGATCCAAGAATGGCTATGCAGACTCATGCTTATATGTTCAGGCATGGGATATATTTTGAAGGGATGGAGGGTTATCTTGTTGACATGTACGTGAAATCTGGACACGTCGAAACTGCTAGGAAAGTTTTTGAAAGGGTAAAAACGAAGGATCAGGTGCTGTGGAATGCCATGACCGCTGGATATACACAAAATGGACTGAGCAGCGAGGCCTTTAAAACTTTTCAAGAAATGCTAGAGCAGAAACAGAGACCAAATTCTGTGACACTATCTTCCATTCTGCCGGCATGCAATGCAAGTTCTGCTGTCTCTCGGGGGAAGGAGCTTCATTGCTTTGCAATTCATCATGAACTAGACAACAACGTCTTCGTTGACACGGCACTGGTTGACATGTATGCTAAATGTGGATTGGTGGCCTCAGCAGTTAATGTGTTCAACAGGATGCAGGAGAGGAATTCGGTCTCATACACCACCATGATTTCTTGTTACGGCCTTCATGGTCGTGGGCTGAATGCTTTGGAATTGTTTCAGGAAATGCTTGGCGCTGGCATGAAGCCTGATCATGTGACTATTCTAGCAGTCCTATCTGCATGCAGCCAGAGCGGACTGGTTGAGGAGGGACTAAGAATCTTTCATTCAATGGCAGATGATTTTGGCATCACACCTTCTTTCGAACATTGTTGCTGTGTTGTTGATATGTTAGGAAAGGCTGGGATGGTGGAGGAGGCTTACGGCTTTTTGAGGGGAATGGAAGAGAAGGTTAGTAATGCAAAACTATGGGGAACTCTGCTTAATGCCTGCCGAATCCATGGGAGGTTCAAGTTGGGAAATCTGGTAGCTGACAGGCTTTTTCAGATAGAGAATGGGATAGCTGGTTATCATGTCCTCCTGTCACACATCTATGCTGCAGAGGGAAGATGGGACAGTGTCGACAACTTGAGGAAGGCTATGAGGGAGATGGGACTGAGAAAGGAGACCGGAAAGAGTTGGATTGATGTCTGCCGTGTAGTGTATTGTTTCACAGCCAGAGATCAAAATCACCAACAGCAGGAGGAGATTCATACCATGTTAGATATGTTGTTGCAGAACATGAAGGCTGAAGGTTATGAACCGATGGTCGACCACATTACGGATGATATCTTGGCAGTGGAGTGTGGATGA